The Colias croceus chromosome 22, ilColCroc2.1 DNA window GTTTACCTTAACTTTTTAAACACTAGAGcagttactctaaaaatcaaAAGCTGATATTGAGAATCGAATGCTTGATTATTACCGCattgtgtttataataaaacagaattatatttattattattttagttaccAAACTATACAGTACATAAGAAtagatgcatttttttttaaaatttgtagttaatagaaaatttaggtttaatattttttttgttccagTAAATTCATAACCACGCTAAAAAGACTCGTCTGCCTCTTACTACAACCGCTCATCGCAGTGACACTAGCAATGATGCTATATTCCCGGGTTCTGTTCCCGGAGGAGGGAATCATGGGAGCAGTAGGGAGGGGGAGGGATGCGGCCATGCAGGGGGTGATGTTCGCTATTGTGGACTCGCTGGTGAGTTGAACTCAAACTCTAACTCAACTCAAATCTCACACcaaaagtaaaacttcttaAGGCGCGTTgggagtaaaatttcaaggtcgcgtcatggagtgaggcgattttggtatctctgtaccttgccaaagaagtttcacttctgacacatgtgctcggcacacacgctcttttttatattttgtgtatagTCATTAGTATAGTAATGGCATACCTcctctttttttatagatgaaaatatttttattttaaaccgaCTACAAAAAAAGGAAGTAGTTCTATTCGACTGCATTTTATATtcgtattaatattatatcatatgGATTGAAATCActctttttaaacaaattttatttttatcaaatagtaataatttcaaaaaaaaccCGACTCAAACTTTCctccttttttatttatttgcaataataattttgttttgttttcttttttcagaTTTACGGCAACTGGTTGTTCAACGTCGTCACGGCAGTATTATTACCAACGTGGATTATTTCCTggcaaatattatgtacttcaGTGACTGtttgatgtttttataaaaatgtcaattagaaataaattatttataatattgttgcgttttatttatttaacacctttttttaatattatcgtttgTTAAAAATGGTAAATTAAGCGAagatacctaataatttaagtaaattgactatcgtaaataataatataaataagaaagtaactctgtctgtctattcTTCATGGCCTAAACCctgaaccgatttggatgaaatttattacaaagatACATTGAGACCGGAGAAAGTACATGGGACGTTtttctcaaactcaaacatttatttattcaattagacttcttctactaacaattttgaatcgtcattacatatttttttccatttaccaccgattcggaaagcagtatctatggagacgAATCGGCAAGGAACTCCATAGTTGcgcttttaaaatcatttcaatatttaattttacataatatgtaactacatacctatacaataatatgcctaactgtcctgtggttctTACGCAACAATCCTCCATGGGTTTTCATCTTCCATATTGTATTCCTTaaacgctgtaataggctctctgaacttatacatcactacatagtacatataaaacaaagtcgctttctctgtccctatgtccctttgtatgcttaaatctttaaaactacgcaacggattttggtgcggtttttttttaaagattcaagaggaaggttttagtatataatctattaggttttagacaaagcgggggaagccgcgggcggtaagctagttttttatataagttttaaatttagcactacttaactttaattttatcccGGTAATCCCATGGAAATtgtgcgggttttcctttgactacgcgggtgaagccgcgggaggaaagtgataaataaaaacgacgtgtgtcactcggggactggggcggtaaagctattgcatgctatgccttcaagccacacctccgctccaaggagtggggagcgtgaggttttttcgttacggaatttctcgattcggtccccgcgctcaagtcCCGCAATAgtagctatgcaatagcttaatataaGGAAATTCCAAGAAACGTAAAAAGTTTTTTAACCTTTTatcatatttcaaataaaatatctttctTCTTTTATCATTAACATCATGTTGATTATACCGATTGttttgtaaatgttaaaattaatctgccattgtataaatatctcataggtatattattaatcatCAACTTAATTTACATCACATGAGTTATCACATCACATGAATGATGTAAATAACTTCTGTTATATTAAGAATTAAATTGGAGAAATGTCAATATTATAACGAGATATGAACTACGGgtgttttataataactgaaataaggcaataaataacatttaggtactatgaaaaataaaactaatttgatatcactacatagtataaaacaaagtcgctttctctgtccctatgtcccttgtttgcttaaatcttttacaaactacgcaacggattttgatgcggtttttttaaatagatagagtgattcaacaGGAAGGTAAAGGTAaggacaaagcgggcgaagccgcgggcggtaagctagttaattatatttgcaagaaaaaattatgagttttgaaaataatgaGGTCCTGTATTTCCGTTTAGCATTCTACCTGTttactaacaaaaaaaattgtaaataaagtagacataaaaacaagtaaaatgAACAAGTTCCAATgatcacaaaatatattttatgaacatcCCAAAGGTGAGAAAAACAAAACGAGGACCCTACTTAGTTTTCTATGCGAAAAACATAGAGTTTTCCTTTAGTAGTTTTCCTTTGACTAGGCGATCAGAGCGAATCTCATCTCTATCTGTCCGTCTCTTCTTCACGCTTCAACTCCTCaaccgatttggatgaaatatTGTACAAATAGACATAGGTAGTTTGAGACCTTAGAAAggacatattaaaaataaattttatcctGAATTCCCACGAGAAAAGCAGGTTTTCCTTTAACTTTAAGAGGTAGATGGCTACatattaaagataattttcttttacaaaataatactgTTTAAGAAGAACATCCTGTATAGTTTATTTGactctaataataaatatggaaatatcaACACAGATATGTAGTAACCATGCGCTGATTTGTATCGCAGTTTCTTGTAGTGTGCAGTGTTAATATGAGTGGGGATAGTGTTAAAAATGGGCACACATATGTGCAATGGATGGTCGCTATATTAGGTAAAAAGGAgacattatattaaactagcagtccgccccggcttcgcccgtggtacatatttacgttttctctacataagaaccatcctcgtacttctaggaatataataaaataagaattatcgaaatcggttcagtcgttctcaagttatgcgcttaccaacacattttgcgattcatttttatattacatatagATTAAGATACTGTTATAACAAGTATAAGAGCACCTACAtgtcttaaatttatttaattatttatttaacgctttattgcacacatatctacactaatattataaagctgaagagtttgtttgtttgaacgcgctaatctcgggaactactggtccgatttgaaaaattctttcggtctTAGATAgatcatttatcgaggaaggctataggccatcacgctacgaccagcaggagtggagccacgggggtgaaactgcgcggagcagctagtacataatataaggaGAGTTTACACTAAGAGAGTTCATATTAtccctacttaatattataaatgcgaaagtaactctgtctgtctgtctgttacgctttcccgcttaaacctcttaaccaattttgatgaaatttggcacagacaatctttagaccctgagaaataacataggctaccttttattgcgaaataaatGTTACTAAGTACCAGaggcaaagccggggcggaccgctagtacattcatataaatacaaaattggtCATTGACTTAGAATAATCACAGAGAAAATTAAAGATCCATATTCAATTGGTCgataatttttctataattcATAAATCCATGCATATGTCTTCTAACAAATGTTGATTATATTGATATCAGCTATAAATTGCCTATTTTTTAGCTTTTCTTCagaaatatagaaaaatatccTCTTATCTACCTATATATAAGATAGCTTTctacccgcggcatcgcccgcgcagtcaaagaaaaacccacatagttcccgttcccgtgggatttccggaataaaacctatcctatgtcccgggattaaaagtagcctatgtcctttctcgggtatcaaaatacctctataccaaatttcatgcaaattggttcagtagttaaggcgcgattgagtaacagacagataggcagagttactttcgcatttataatattaactagctttccgcccgcggcttcgcctgcgttttcaaataaaaacccgcatagttcccgttcccgagggaattccgggataaaacctatcctatctctcaagttggatcgaactgcacatggtgtgcgaattttattataatcggttaagtggtttaggagtccattgaggacaaacattgtgacacgagatttatatatattagagaagatataatatattaataaataattatatatagtatgGATGTGGTAACTAAATATTGATcgattttatgtaaaaactaacgattaataattgtaataatcaggtaaatatgtacctacttgttCTCTTTATACCCAAGACTAGAAATAATAGGTACGTGAATATTGAATAAGTCCACAAAATAAGTATTCCAATTCcccttaaatttaaaatattcaacacCAATAATGCTATTGCACACTAATTTCAACCCCCACTTTTATAACTATCAACCAAAAATTTCAGCAAACATAGCTGTATTCGTATACGGCTTCGAGAACAGTTGGATATCACCCATGACTAAGATCCTGCAATCCGACGAATCCCCAGCTGGTGCACCACTCTCTGACTATGCTATATCCTGGATTGCCAGTGCCATGGGCTTCGCAGCTACGTTCGGTACCTCGGCTTATGCGTATATGGCAGATAGGTTTGGCAGGAAGATTGCTGTTATGGCCCTTTTATATCCACAAGCGGTAAGTAGTATTATTGAGAAGAATATATAGGGTACGCTCAAAGGagtttatagttttgcatacgctgagtacttaaaaaatactaataaaattccagacgcattttttttaatagatgaattcttaaaactctatgtatacacccataacaagcaacccgcccaactttgccaccagcacgtgagctatcgtttaagattatgttttcatagacaaaatgctcacattagcgaagcggtttgtgccggctgcgcgaagctagagaagagaACATTGATTTTCactttttcaggaaaaatttagcaaaaattttttgataatataattttgttgtttaagtattattttcgtgatcagtgtatgcaaaactacaagccCCTTTGCGCTTAGTATActaatagtgggacacccctGTATAAGAGTTACACACCTACAAACATACAGGGTGAAGCTATTATAAGCGTGTTAGTAACAGTTACCTATTCGccatataagtacctaataaaaaaatgtgtgcgtgtactagtgtacacacgtaagaagtgaaacttctttatgaccttatttttcaaaaaataatttactatatgcaactttacagaaatacgtcgaatcccGCGtagtagggataagaaaaagatggcgcgtaacggaaaaatgtcacgcgaaccaaaaaattgttacactaaattttttgccaaccccgataaagaagtttcacttaaaaaaaatcatattattgtaCCTAGTGACTAGAATATAATCTGaatgttttctatttatttcagatttcATGGGCTCTAAAACTCTACCCTACAGTTCTAACATTAACTTTATCACGAATTGTCGGCGGTTTGGCCGCAGGAGGGATTTTCAACGTAGTTCCTATGTATGTGAAGGAAATAAGCCAGGATAGTATAAGGGGCACGCTGGGCTCTTTGCTGATATTGTCGCAGaatttaggtacctaataattgaatataaaaaacgTTTTTATAAGAACACTTGATTTCCGACCGAAGATtcgtccgcgttttcaaagaaaaacccgcatagttcccgttcccgtgggatttccgggataaaacctatcctatttgttAATCCGTCGAGTTACCCTCTATGTTTGCtaattttcattgtaatcggttcagtagtatttgcgtgaaagagtaacaaacatccatcctcacaaactttcgcatttataggtaatattagtaggattttatttaacatacatACAACATATAAAATCTTACTTTGATATTGaacgaaaataaaatctaatgaAAAGCTGATTTCTATACTAGTTTCAAACGCGTTGAgtatttttaatcgttttcCGTTATCTTTCctataacggtgcatttacatcaaacgagcgaatgctcattctaaccccactatgtcaaattattttagagcAAAcgggcgtagagcattctttcgttgttcttgtgggttcgaaaagattctatgcaatgttcttatactgaacaacactgaatacgagttttcgatTACACTAATGacaagatcacgaaagaatgctcttgctctagctctatgttcgtttgatgtaaatacaCCTTTAAAAGCGCGCATTcgcatacctacataaattctccatattaattaccatttaaaataaaacggaCAAATTAAAACCGAATTTGCATCGagagataagaaaaaaaaccACGTTTgaacatccatactaatattataaatgcgaaagtaactctgtctgtctgttactcaatcacgcctaaactactgaaccaatttttatgaattttggtatggagatatttttgatacccgagaaaggacataggctactttttatcccgggaaaatgacgcaatcctggaaatcccgcgcgggcgaagccgcgggcggaaacctagtactttataaaaatataattatgcatATCAcgtcacattatttttttaatctatttcCTAATTCTGTTTCAGGTGTCCTTTTCATGTTTATAATCGGAACCTATTTTGACTACTATACTGTGCAATGGTCAATCATTGGAATACCTATTGTGACTGCAATACTTATGTTGAAAGCTCCAGAAGCCCCCGCTTTCTTGGTTAAACTTGGGAAAATGGATGTAAGTGTTACaaaattagttattattagcaagagcattatttcgtgATTGAAACCTGTGTGTATCGAAACCTCGTAACTATttagtgttgttcagtattagaacattgcataaatttttttcgaaggcaataaataacaacgaaataatgctctacgcctgtttacaatAAAAGAAATTGACATAGTTGGGTTAGAATGAgaattcgctcgtttgatgtaaatgcaccgtttaTGCAATGGtataaaattagtaaatttaaatgtattcaagtatattatgtattcatattatgtaatgtattaaagttcatcaaaataattatctagaTATTAGGTACTACTTACTACTgataattttagttaaaagGTAGTAAAAATGTTTAGCGAATAATTAAACggaagagttaaataaataatagtcaATACTATTTGTTTAGGAGGCACACGAAACAGTGGCTTTCCTTAGGGGCCTGGATGTGCATGATAAAAGAGTCTTGGAAGAAGTAGACCGGATGAAGAAGGAAGAAGACACTTTTCAGAGCTTGCCAAAAGTGCAACTGAAGACACTTtgtaagttaatattgaaataatataatttttaagttcaTGAAACGTTAAATCTATaacttctaatattataaagctgaagagtttgtttgataaattcctggataaatgggctatctaacaacgaaataatttttcaaatcggaccagtagttcctcaGATTAGAGCGATTgaacaagcaaacaaactcttcagctttaaaatattattagtattagttttagttaagatataatattgatGATGTTATTTCAGTTATCGATTCAAAATGGCGTCGCAGCATCATAATATTCCTCATTTCCAGTACAATACATGGCTGTAGCGGGGCATACGCCATCATGGTATATGCCCTGACTCTGCTGACATACGCAAGCTCCGACTTCGTTATAAGCCCCGAAGTACAGTCGTTTAGCTTTCCGATTGTCATGATCTGTGCTTGCTTGCTTCTTGCAGTTTTTGTGGAAAGGGTGGGACGGAAGGTTggtatttttaaactaataataatattataaactagctttccacctgcagcttcgcccgcgcagtcaaagaaaaactcgttCCCtggggatttccggaataaaacctatcctatgtcccggggtaaaaagtaccctatgtcctttctcgggtatcaaaatatctctataccaaatttcaggaaaattggttcagtagttcaggcgttattgagtaacagacagacagacagagttactttcgcatttataatataagtatggattagaAAGTAACTGTATCTGTCTGACTTTCTGTCTCTTCTTCCTTTTCTTACCTATGAACAGATttagatgaaatttggtacaggaTACTTTGAGAAAGAACAGGAACGAAGAACAAGAACAGAAAGGACAGGAACGGGACATGTGCTGATTTTTGTCTTCActataaatatctttttactataaatatgtatatagatatttGTCTATTTGTTTTTCCGTCTTTTATAAAAACGGCTGAACCAATTtccatgaatatttttaagctattgcatagctgctatcgcgggccttaagcgcggggaccgaatccagaaattccgtaacgaaaaaacctcacgctccccactccgacaggcttgaaggcatgttaagcaatagctttaccgcggcagtccccgagtgccacacgtctttttttaataattaggcattgttatagataattatactataataataaatattctctTAATTACCAGCGACTACTCGTAGCGGCATATGCAGCTTCAGGCATATCATTCGGCGTACTAGCCACATCGATACTGGCTCGAGACACTGGCTTGGTGCCCGGCTGGCTCCCGCTAGTGGCCATGATAGTGAATGTGTTCGCATATGCGGGTGGTGTGTCGTCGctcacttatattatattgactgAGGTGTTTAATTTTCAGGTgaggttattttaattgtgaaataataatttatcgttcTTTTTCCTACTTAATAAGTTTTTTAGTGATACATTTAATCTTCTTACAAGTactcaattataatttattataattttgtatttttgataaaaaattgaagcaataaaaagattttatacTAATAAAAGAGTTAATATAGACAATTTAAAGAATAGTGCTGACGATAGTGGTAGCGACCCTAAGTAATTTAGTTTGGacacatcctcgcacattattggtaGAAAAGCACCCTTAGACTACTCCACTACAACaactaaatgaagcgatattggtgacaaacacattcctcgctaaaaatcctcgcacattattggtggaaaagcaccctaatTCAGCCAATCGGTTACCTATATGTCTATATTGATtccattttgtattatttttcaggTTCGTGCAAAAGTAATGGGCATGATAGTAACATACATATGGTTCTTAGAATCTATACAGCTCCTAATCTACGCGCCGATCTCAAAATTCTTCGGATAttctacattattttatttgtttacaataattaactttattggaatgatatttgtattaatatatgtaccaGAAACCAAGGGAAAGAGTGAAGAAGAAGTGCAGAGGATTATAAGGGGAGATCGAAAGGATGTatcatagataataaatagttttttgtttgaatgacttttatttttaaaccctacagtcttagattacaaaataaagtacagatggagcatgacaaccgcccgtcgcccttgtcaaagaaaatacgaaatcaaaaacaaatacgtcgctgcaccagtgctatagcgcatatagtgtcatgcaatacgtcaaaaagggtttgcaattttagtaaaaaaatgccgtcttgtgataataaaacgctgtaaaatttgttcccgaaaacaaaaaaaaagataaaacatcgtttcacaggttttctgtagattatttggctgatttatttctttaagagccgatttttcaatccttggttaaaatttatccgtccaataaagtattgcacgaacattttaaaatgtcacctgtaaactgtcaaatacggacaattagaatacatttttgaaatggtagttcaatacgttattcgatgaataagttttaaccaaggattgaaaaatcagccctaatacgaataataatttaacagatatgaaggaatacaaaacttcaacgtatgttgccagtattttgaaaatgaatttgccatttttattggtaaaacggtaaaatggttaaaatatcttcagggtaatgctgttggatttttcgatcgtgaatgtgattatttgtatagtgcactaaaggttcatgataattattagattattttaataagcataatacattattttgttacttttataaagcttaaaaacgtcatagtcgttttcgctagcgatttaatttatgtgaactccatgatggatatgatgaaaataaaatgtcccgtattctcgactaaaaactaccgctattcgtattcatatattatgaaaaataaaaaataatataattattatagttaatattgaaactttttttgtgtaatttatttaataaaaaattgaatacaattattttgtccatatataactttagtaggcaggtactttatgtaataaaagaatttaaataaaaattaaaacttgacttctcatttatgtatatagcctacgtcactaccgccactaacataataattcagatcattgcaatgaaatctcacaactcaaaatcggtccaacggtttatactgcagggcgtgtcaaagaaatattatacatacatacataaactcgaaaaacataaccct harbors:
- the LOC123701757 gene encoding facilitated trehalose transporter Tret1-like, giving the protein MSGDSVKNGHTYVQWMVAILANIAVFVYGFENSWISPMTKILQSDESPAGAPLSDYAISWIASAMGFAATFGTSAYAYMADRFGRKIAVMALLYPQAISWALKLYPTVLTLTLSRIVGGLAAGGIFNVVPMYVKEISQDSIRGTLGSLLILSQNLGVLFMFIIGTYFDYYTVQWSIIGIPIVTAILMLKAPEAPAFLVKLGKMDEAHETVAFLRGLDVHDKRVLEEVDRMKKEEDTFQSLPKVQLKTLFIDSKWRRSIIIFLISSTIHGCSGAYAIMVYALTLLTYASSDFVISPEVQSFSFPIVMICACLLLAVFVERVGRKRLLVAAYAASGISFGVLATSILARDTGLVPGWLPLVAMIVNVFAYAGGVSSLTYIILTEVFNFQVRAKVMGMIVTYIWFLESIQLLIYAPISKFFGYSTLFYLFTIINFIGMIFVLIYVPETKGKSEEEVQRIIRGDRKDVS